A portion of the Stigmatella aurantiaca DW4/3-1 genome contains these proteins:
- a CDS encoding ATP-binding protein → MNRSASSPSPVDPLRAELERIDLLVRLQALRARQAAGDDALRGLTISEEEVEALFLRPLGSPHWNSSPEEPELEQQAARLAEDLSQQRAAAFQTGSPPRLWALLPRFGLTGFDFDVLMLALAPEVDIRYERLFAYLNDDVTRRRPGVDMALGLFCTTFEERLAARARFAPTAPLRRHGLLHLFAEPPQGHPTLLGSAFKLDGRLVEWVLGSEQPDARLVAHARLVTPRADLRADSLPEALAARVAQPSPSGELLYLQGPSGSAPQDTAETLCAALGKRLLVLEGASLSALPEPQAEEVVRLTLREALLQDAVPYWRDFEAPSASEARPSGMAPLRTLENGPGWVLLSGEAPWKPEGLLLSRRFLLLEQTYPEPRERVRLWKEALAGPPQATPNADTLARLASRYRLTPGQIQHAAAKARALAFERAPAPGHVTPADLAQACQLRTGPPRSALARRLSIQNTWEDLVLPEEQLTRLREICDQARYRELVLNEWGFDRKLSTGKGLNLLFTGPPGTGKTLTAGIMAKELGVELYQIDLSSVVSKYIGETEKHLARLFSEAEENGTALFFDEADALFGKRSEVKDSHDRYANLETSFLLQRIEAYEGMVILASNFSRNLDEAFVRRFQFIIEYSLPDERQRRRLWEGIWPPEVPRAADVDLGVLAHRFELSGGHIRNIALAAAFLAAASTGQVSQKHLLHATRREYQKLGRRMDEALFRP, encoded by the coding sequence ATGAATCGGTCCGCTTCCTCTCCCTCCCCGGTGGATCCCCTCCGGGCCGAGCTCGAGCGCATCGACCTGCTGGTGCGGCTCCAGGCGCTGCGAGCACGGCAGGCCGCGGGCGACGACGCGCTGCGCGGGTTGACCATCTCGGAGGAGGAGGTCGAAGCCCTCTTCCTCAGGCCCTTGGGCTCGCCGCACTGGAACAGCTCGCCCGAGGAGCCCGAGCTCGAACAGCAGGCGGCACGGCTCGCGGAGGACCTCTCCCAGCAACGCGCCGCCGCGTTCCAGACGGGCTCACCGCCCCGCCTGTGGGCCCTCCTGCCGCGCTTCGGGCTCACCGGCTTCGACTTCGACGTGCTGATGCTGGCGCTCGCCCCCGAGGTGGACATCCGCTACGAGCGGCTCTTCGCCTACCTGAACGACGACGTCACCCGGAGGCGGCCCGGCGTGGACATGGCACTGGGGCTGTTCTGCACCACCTTCGAGGAGCGGCTCGCCGCGCGCGCCCGCTTCGCCCCCACCGCCCCGCTGCGCCGCCACGGCCTTCTGCACCTGTTCGCCGAGCCGCCCCAGGGCCACCCGACGCTGCTCGGCAGCGCCTTCAAGCTCGATGGGCGCCTCGTGGAGTGGGTGCTGGGCTCAGAGCAACCCGATGCCCGGCTGGTGGCCCATGCCCGGCTGGTAACGCCTCGCGCGGACCTTCGGGCCGACTCGCTTCCGGAGGCACTCGCCGCGCGCGTGGCCCAGCCGTCCCCCTCCGGTGAGCTCCTCTATCTCCAAGGCCCCTCGGGTTCCGCCCCACAGGACACGGCCGAGACGCTGTGCGCCGCGCTCGGCAAGCGCCTGCTGGTGCTGGAAGGCGCGAGCCTGAGCGCCTTGCCCGAGCCCCAAGCCGAGGAAGTGGTGCGCCTGACGCTGCGCGAGGCCCTGCTCCAGGACGCGGTGCCGTACTGGCGGGACTTCGAAGCGCCCTCGGCGTCCGAAGCCCGGCCCTCGGGGATGGCGCCGCTGCGCACCCTGGAGAATGGCCCGGGCTGGGTGCTCCTGTCGGGCGAGGCCCCATGGAAGCCGGAGGGACTCCTGCTCTCGCGGCGCTTCCTCCTCTTGGAGCAGACCTATCCCGAGCCTCGCGAGCGCGTCCGGCTCTGGAAAGAGGCCCTCGCGGGGCCGCCCCAGGCCACGCCCAACGCGGACACACTCGCCCGCCTCGCGAGCCGGTACCGCCTCACCCCGGGACAAATCCAACACGCCGCGGCCAAGGCCCGCGCCCTGGCCTTCGAGCGCGCGCCCGCCCCGGGGCACGTGACACCGGCCGATCTCGCCCAGGCCTGCCAGCTCCGCACCGGCCCGCCGCGCTCCGCCCTGGCCCGCCGCCTCTCCATCCAGAACACCTGGGAGGACCTCGTCCTGCCCGAGGAGCAGCTCACGCGGCTGCGGGAGATCTGCGACCAGGCCCGCTACCGGGAGCTCGTCTTGAACGAGTGGGGCTTCGACCGGAAGCTGTCCACGGGCAAGGGCCTGAACCTGCTGTTCACCGGGCCGCCCGGCACGGGCAAGACCCTGACGGCGGGCATCATGGCCAAGGAGCTGGGGGTGGAGCTGTACCAGATCGATCTCTCGTCGGTGGTCAGCAAGTACATCGGCGAGACGGAGAAGCACCTGGCGCGGCTGTTCTCGGAGGCCGAGGAGAACGGGACCGCCCTCTTCTTCGACGAGGCGGATGCGCTCTTCGGCAAGCGCAGCGAGGTGAAGGACTCCCACGACCGGTACGCCAACCTGGAGACGAGCTTCCTGCTCCAGCGCATCGAGGCCTACGAGGGCATGGTCATCCTGGCGTCCAACTTCAGCCGGAACCTGGACGAGGCCTTCGTGCGGCGCTTTCAGTTCATCATCGAGTACAGCCTCCCGGACGAGCGGCAGCGGCGGAGGCTGTGGGAGGGAATTTGGCCCCCGGAGGTGCCACGCGCGGCGGACGTGGACCTGGGCGTCCTGGCCCACCGCTTCGAGCTGTCCGGAGGCCACATCCGCAACATCGCCCTGGCGGCCGCCTTCCTGGCGGCGGCCAGCACCGGGCAGGTGTCTCAGAAACACCTGCTGCACGCGACGCGGCGGGAGTACCAGAAGCTGGGGCGGAGGATGGACGAGGCCCTCTTCCGCCCCTGA